A section of the Natronolimnobius sp. AArcel1 genome encodes:
- a CDS encoding PemK-like protein — protein sequence MTAFEELERGDIVWGIDPLSEKGRPLLVLGTPQFSTHGLQLITVLLSSKTYHKDSITLRDGDYAGDPLGEQSHVLPWSLATLNSAAEVEFYLTCLTDERLTDVATQTIDYISS from the coding sequence GTGACTGCGTTCGAAGAACTGGAACGTGGTGATATCGTCTGGGGGATCGACCCGCTCTCTGAAAAAGGTCGCCCACTGCTCGTTTTGGGGACTCCTCAGTTCTCTACCCACGGGTTACAACTCATCACTGTGTTGCTCTCTTCGAAAACCTACCACAAAGACTCGATCACGCTCAGAGACGGTGACTACGCGGGTGATCCGCTTGGAGAACAAAGCCACGTCCTTCCGTGGTCGCTTGCAACTCTCAACAGCGCTGCCGAAGTGGAATTCTATCTGACTTGCCTCACCGACGAACGCCTCACAGACGTGGCAACACAAACAATCGACTACATCTCTTCCTAA
- a CDS encoding winged helix DNA-binding protein: MSSGTIDIDEFENADDDAFEERNDTERIVSFLDENNDRAWKAAMIADRLDLETDTVSAILSRLKERGLVRHKRPYWAITDDENRLRSAYQLHQYHEGADEQYGAERLEELQTDEMETVQ, translated from the coding sequence ATGTCGAGCGGCACCATCGATATCGACGAGTTCGAGAACGCCGACGACGACGCATTCGAGGAGCGAAACGACACCGAGCGGATCGTATCGTTCCTCGACGAGAACAACGACCGTGCGTGGAAGGCAGCAATGATCGCTGACCGTCTTGACCTCGAGACAGACACTGTCAGTGCAATCCTTTCACGACTGAAAGAGCGCGGTCTTGTCCGACACAAGCGCCCATATTGGGCGATTACAGACGACGAGAACCGACTTCGATCTGCATACCAGCTCCATCAGTATCACGAGGGTGCAGACGAGCAGTACGGAGCCGAACGCCTCGAGGAGCTACAGACTGATGAGATGGAGACCGTGCAGTGA